CATTTAGTCTCGGTTGGCCTATGTGCGGCAATGCATTCTCTTATTTGCATCAATGAACAATTTGAACCTTTATCGCCAGTAATGATTTGGGCGGATGGTCGAAGCAGTGAACAAGCGCGTGCACTGCGTGAAACAGTCGGAGATGAAGTTTACGCAAATACAGGATTGCCGAACCATCCGATGTCCCCGTTTAGTAAATTGCTATGGATGAAGGAGACGAATTTCGAACCTTACCAGCAGGCAGCTTACTTTATGTCTGCAAAGGAATATGTCATCCAAAAATGGTTTGGCGTTCGTGTCATTGATTATTCTATGGCGTCAGCAACAGGCATGTTTAATGTGAAGGAATTCGATTGGGACAAACAAGCGCTAGCATTGAGTGGCGTAAATGCCGAACAACTTTCTAAAATTGTAGCGCCAACAGAAAAATTAACAGGACTCGATGAAGCAATTGCGAAGGAAATGGGTATTCCAGCAGATCTTCCATTTGTCATTGGCGCTGCTGATGGGCAGTTAGCAAACTTAGGTAGTGGTGCTATTTCACCTGGTGAAGTAGCGATTTCAGCAGGAACGAGCGGTGCAATTCGCCAAATGATGAAAGGTTTTAAAGTAAGCGAAGACCAAGAAGTATTTTGCTATGCATTTACGGATGAATTATCGATTATTGGTGGGCCAACAAATAACGGCGGTATCGCACTCCAATGGTTAAAAGAATTGATTGAGTATGAAGGCAGTTTTGAGCAATTAACTGCCGAAGCGGAAAAGGTTGCACCGGGGGCGGAAGGGGTATTATTCCTACCTTATATTAACGGAGAAAGAGCACCGGTATGGCGTCAAGAAGCGAAAGGAAATTTCTTCGGACTGTCCATTACGCATAAAAAAGAACATTTAGTCCGTGCAGTGTTGGAAGGCATTACGTATAATTTATTCCACATCGGCATTGCGTTAGAAAAGCAGGCGGGCGAAACGAAGAAGATTTATGTCAATGGTGGACTTGCAAGATCACCTCTTTGGGTACAGATGCTGGCGGATGTCTTTGGGAAAGAAGTTTATTTATCGGAAAGTCATCATAGTGCCGCTTGGGGTGCTGCGTGGACAGCATTATACGCAACTGGGAAAGTTGCATCTTTAGAAGATATTAAGCAAAATATCCCGATTGAAGCAATCATTCAGCCGAATATGGACAATCATACATTCTACAAAGAGAACTTCGATAAATATATCAACATTGCCAATGATTTAAAGAAGTATTTTTGATTCTTCTTGGGCCCTTATTTGTTATGATGATTGTAACTGTTACGTGAGAATACCCTTAACTTTTATGAAAAACTAATTTAGTACGAGCGTACGGGATGCTGATATTGTTTTACTTTACCATCAGCTATCCCGTTTTTTATCATCATTTATAAATAAGGTGAGTGAGATCAATGGAAGAAATTTTAAAGCAAGTTCAATTAGGTACTTTAAGTATAGAAGAAGCAAAAGGAAAGCTCGCAACGTATGAAAATTTAGGATTTGCAAAAGTGGACCATCATCGTAAAAAACGTCAAGGCTTTCCAGAGACGATATACGGTGAGGGTAAGACAGCTGAGCAAATTACTACCATCATCACTGCAATTCAAGCGCATGGGGATGACATATTAGTCACAAGGATTTCAGGCGAGAAAGCGACAGAAGTAAGAAGTACACATCCTGAATTAATTTACAATGAGATTGCTGAAATTTTATATACACGTAATGAACGGAAAAATCGTTTTGCAAATGGTTTTATTGCAGTATTATGTGCAGGCACGTCAGATTTAAGAGTTGCTGAAGAAGCGGCTGTTACTGCTGAGGCATTTGGTTGTGAAGTTCGTCGATTTTATGATGTTGGAGTAGCTGGAATTCATCGATTACTAGATAATATCGAAGAAATTCAGCAAGCGACGGTTTCAATAACAGTGGCAGGGATGGAAGGAGCACTACCGAGCGTCGTCGGTGGACTTGTTTCACATCCAGTGATTGCCGTCCCGACAAGTGTGGGTTACGGTGCGAATTTTAATGGTTTATCGGCATTACTCACGATGCTTAATTCTTGTGCATCAGGCATTAGCGTTGTAAATATCGACAATGGATACGGGGCAGCGTACAGTGCTGCGTTGATTCATCGATTGGCACAACCAACAGAAGAGGGGCAGTCATAATGTCAGTCATTCATCCGCCAAATCATGCGCATATTGATGATGCCATGTTTAAAGTTGAAGTCAATTTAGATGATATTTCCGGTGAGATTTTAGGGTATGTGATGGATTTATTAATCGATGCCGGGGCAAATGATGTTTATTATACACCGATTTATATGAAAAAAAATCGGCCAGCGATATTGTTACAACTTCTTTGTTCAAAATCCAAATTGAATAAAATGAAGGAAATCCTCTTCCAGGAAACGACTACCCTGGGTGTACGGTATTATCCTTTAACAGTCCATCGAATGGAAAGAAGCTTTCGAAAAGTTTCGACCAAATGGGGAGAGGTTACTGTTAAAGAAGGGATATTGGATGGGCAAGTGATTAAGAGTTCTCCAGAATTTGAGGAATGCAAAGAAATTGCCGAAGCCAATCATGTTCCACTTAAACATGTTTATGAAGAAGTTTGGAAAAAGTTATCGGAGTGATTTCATCATTAACGATACGCTTTTTAGTCGTAAAAGCCGTTCTCCGTAACGGCTTTCACATTAATCAACGACATTGCACTGTTTTATAGATGACCATTAAATAGGGCGGCAACCGATCTATCCGTCTTTGTTTAGGCAAGACTCATTAAAAATTACTGTCCATCACTTCGTCCCACCGTGATTTTGCTTCTTTTTTCAAGCTATGAATATGCATGGTTATCGTATCTGTAAAGGCGTTTAAATTACGGTCTTTTAATGCTTTTATTAAATTCCAATGATCCTTATGTCTGGCAATTGTGCTTTCTAACGATGTTGAGTAAACAATACGAGATAAGGAAACATGCGTATTTAAGGAATTGTAAATCTGTTTTACATTTGCATTGTTTGCTAATTCAACTAATGTTTTATGCAATCGAATATCTAATTCCAAATACTCTTCAAAGGGAAATGGGCTTAAATCAAGCAAATTATCCATATTAACTACAATTTCAGTGCATTCGTCGATTTGTCTTTTGGCAGCGCTTTCAATTATTTGCTCAGCTGCCCATTTTTCAATCATTAAACGTGCATCGAGAATGTCAGTAAATTCATTAAAACTTAATTGTGAGACGTATGTTCCTTTGCGTGGAATCACTTCAATGAGCCCTTCATGTACCAATTGGTTAATCGCATCTTTAACAGGGGATCGGCTTACTCCGAAAGTATCTGCTAAAGTTAGGATATCTAATTTATCACCGGGTAAATACTCTCTGCTAATAATACTTTTACGAAGAATATCGTAAACTTGTTTTGTTAATGAGGACGTTTCGATTTTGATCATATCTATCGATCTCCTTTATAAGTCTTTCATGTGTCATGTAAAATGTTACAAGTAGTTATGCATATTGATTGCACCAATATTATAGCTACTTACCATTTGAAAATCAATTTGATGAATTTTGAAAATGGTAGGTTGCGAATATTATTATCAATACGTAATGCTTTTTGTACGTAATATATATTAAAAGCATATTGACAAACGTATACTTGTCGACTAGTATGTTAGGTATATTGAAAGCGCTTTCCGTTTAGGGAGTTTTCAGTAAAAATATTTGTATTTGAAAATTATAGAAAAGGGGAGGATTTTGAAGTGAAGAGAAATTTGTGGATTGCTGTACTATTTATTTTAACTAGTTTATTAATTGTTGCTTGTGGAGATGTGGACTCAGATACTGGATCTGATTCTGGTGGAAAAAAAGTTGTTATTAAAGTTGCAAATAACTTTGGAATCGATCATCCACATAATGTTGCGATACTAGAAAAGTTTAAGCCGATTGCTGAGAAAGAATCTAATGGAACATTAGAAATTCAAATTTTCGAAAATAATAAATTAGGCGCGGAATTAGAAACATTTGATGGCGTAAGAAATGGAACAATTGAAATGGCTATCGCCGGTACAACTGTATCAGGTAATCCGGAAAAACTAAAGGTTGGTGACTGGCCTTTCTTATTTGAAAATTTAGATCATGCCAAGGCAGCTTATACTGGGGAAGTTGGCGCGGAAGTCGCTGAGGAATTAGAAGAGAAAACAGGCGTGAAAGTATTAGGTTGGGCCGCAAATGGTTTCCGTGCATTTAGTAGCCATGAGCCAGTTGAAAGTATGGAGGACTTTAAAACTTATAGATTAAGAATGCCAGATTTACCAGAATATATTGCTATTGGAGAAAGTTTAAACGCGAATGTAATTTCTTTACCGTTTTCAGAAATATTTACTGCATTGGAACAAAAAGTTGCGGATGGACAGGATAACCCAATATCTACTTTAGTGGCAAATGGTTTCTATGAGGTTCAAGAAAACGTTTTACTTTCCAACCATGTTTTCAGTCCTAACCTATATGTGATTAATGGAGACTTGTGGGAAAATAAATTAACAGATGAACAAAGAAATGCAATTGAAAAAGCAGCTCAAGCTTCTACCGAATACCAATGGCAGTTATATGGTGAAAGCGTTGAAAATGATATTGCATTCTTAAAAGAAGAAGGTTTAACTGTCACTGAACCTAGTAAAGAGTTCAGACAGGATATGGTTGATGCGATGGAGCCGTTCTTTGCAGAGCGTAAAGAAAAATATACTTGGGCAGAAGAAATGTTACAGAAAATTAAAGATCTAAAATAATTCTCAAAGGGGAATGTCCTACAGAGGCATTCCCCTGTATTTAAACCAATATTTCGTTTGGATTTTTAAATATATTTCACGCTTGAATAACAAATCGTTGTAGTTGAGAGGGGAATCGTCCAATGAAAATGAAAAAAGTTCGTTGGGGAATTATTGGGTGCGGTGATGTGACTGAAGTGAAAAGTGGCCCCGCATTCCAAAAAGTCGAGAATTCAGAATTAGTTGCAGTAATGCGTAGAACTGGTCATTTGGCTAAGGATTATGCAGAAAGACATGGTGTGCCGAAATGGTACGATGATGCTGATAATTTAATAAATGATCCGGAAGTCGATGCAATCTATATTGCAACACCGCCAAGTTCCCATAAAGAGTATGCAATAAAGGCTGCAAAAGCAGGGAAACCCATTTATGTTGAAAAGCCGATGGCGCTTAATTTTGACGAATGTAACGAAATGATTGTTGCCTGTAAAGAGGCAGGTGTTCCTTTATATGTTGCGTACTACCGCCGGGCAATGCCTAGATTTTTGAAGATAAAAGAATTGCTGGACAATAATGCAATTGGGGAAATTCGCTTTGTTATAACAACGCAATATCAAAGACCTTCGGAAGACTTACAGGATGCATGGAGGGTTCAGCCTGAGATATCCGGTGGCGGATTGTTTTTTGATATGGGCAGTCATACGTTAGATATTTTAGATTTTCTACTCGGACCTATTCGGGAAGTGAAAGGTTTTACTGCCAACCAAGCAGGGAATTATCGGGCGGAAGATATCGTAACAGGTGCATATGTATTTGAATCTGGAATCCATGGTACAGGAAATTGGTGTTTTTCTGCCTATGAAGATGTAGATGTAAATGAAATCATCGGAAGTGAAGGAAAGTTAACCTTCTCCACTCTAGGAAATGAGCCAGTTTTGTTAACAAACTCCGATGGAATAACCGAATTTACCTATGAAATGCCAGAGCATGTCCATCAGCCTCTTGTTGAAACAATCGTGGAAGAATTAACCGGCACGGGTGGAGTGTGTCAAAGTAATGGTACTTCAGGTGCCAGGACTAATATGGTGATGGATAAATTTTTTGTATGAAGTGTTGATAAACACATATGACATTACTTTTATGGAGTTGAGAATATGAGAATAAAATA
This window of the Sporosarcina pasteurii genome carries:
- a CDS encoding Gfo/Idh/MocA family protein — its product is MKMKKVRWGIIGCGDVTEVKSGPAFQKVENSELVAVMRRTGHLAKDYAERHGVPKWYDDADNLINDPEVDAIYIATPPSSHKEYAIKAAKAGKPIYVEKPMALNFDECNEMIVACKEAGVPLYVAYYRRAMPRFLKIKELLDNNAIGEIRFVITTQYQRPSEDLQDAWRVQPEISGGGLFFDMGSHTLDILDFLLGPIREVKGFTANQAGNYRAEDIVTGAYVFESGIHGTGNWCFSAYEDVDVNEIIGSEGKLTFSTLGNEPVLLTNSDGITEFTYEMPEHVHQPLVETIVEELTGTGGVCQSNGTSGARTNMVMDKFFV
- the larB gene encoding nickel pincer cofactor biosynthesis protein LarB, translated to MEEILKQVQLGTLSIEEAKGKLATYENLGFAKVDHHRKKRQGFPETIYGEGKTAEQITTIITAIQAHGDDILVTRISGEKATEVRSTHPELIYNEIAEILYTRNERKNRFANGFIAVLCAGTSDLRVAEEAAVTAEAFGCEVRRFYDVGVAGIHRLLDNIEEIQQATVSITVAGMEGALPSVVGGLVSHPVIAVPTSVGYGANFNGLSALLTMLNSCASGISVVNIDNGYGAAYSAALIHRLAQPTEEGQS
- a CDS encoding TRAP transporter substrate-binding protein, translated to MKRNLWIAVLFILTSLLIVACGDVDSDTGSDSGGKKVVIKVANNFGIDHPHNVAILEKFKPIAEKESNGTLEIQIFENNKLGAELETFDGVRNGTIEMAIAGTTVSGNPEKLKVGDWPFLFENLDHAKAAYTGEVGAEVAEELEEKTGVKVLGWAANGFRAFSSHEPVESMEDFKTYRLRMPDLPEYIAIGESLNANVISLPFSEIFTALEQKVADGQDNPISTLVANGFYEVQENVLLSNHVFSPNLYVINGDLWENKLTDEQRNAIEKAAQASTEYQWQLYGESVENDIAFLKEEGLTVTEPSKEFRQDMVDAMEPFFAERKEKYTWAEEMLQKIKDLK
- the larC gene encoding nickel insertion protein, coding for MSVIHPPNHAHIDDAMFKVEVNLDDISGEILGYVMDLLIDAGANDVYYTPIYMKKNRPAILLQLLCSKSKLNKMKEILFQETTTLGVRYYPLTVHRMERSFRKVSTKWGEVTVKEGILDGQVIKSSPEFEECKEIAEANHVPLKHVYEEVWKKLSE
- a CDS encoding GntR family transcriptional regulator, which produces MIKIETSSLTKQVYDILRKSIISREYLPGDKLDILTLADTFGVSRSPVKDAINQLVHEGLIEVIPRKGTYVSQLSFNEFTDILDARLMIEKWAAEQIIESAAKRQIDECTEIVVNMDNLLDLSPFPFEEYLELDIRLHKTLVELANNANVKQIYNSLNTHVSLSRIVYSTSLESTIARHKDHWNLIKALKDRNLNAFTDTITMHIHSLKKEAKSRWDEVMDSNF
- a CDS encoding gluconokinase; protein product: MSKELVLALDIGTTSAKAVIFEQNGKLVAEAERMITSHYPQPDWVEQDPVEIEAASRGAIKDVLEKGNVDANHLVSVGLCAAMHSLICINEQFEPLSPVMIWADGRSSEQARALRETVGDEVYANTGLPNHPMSPFSKLLWMKETNFEPYQQAAYFMSAKEYVIQKWFGVRVIDYSMASATGMFNVKEFDWDKQALALSGVNAEQLSKIVAPTEKLTGLDEAIAKEMGIPADLPFVIGAADGQLANLGSGAISPGEVAISAGTSGAIRQMMKGFKVSEDQEVFCYAFTDELSIIGGPTNNGGIALQWLKELIEYEGSFEQLTAEAEKVAPGAEGVLFLPYINGERAPVWRQEAKGNFFGLSITHKKEHLVRAVLEGITYNLFHIGIALEKQAGETKKIYVNGGLARSPLWVQMLADVFGKEVYLSESHHSAAWGAAWTALYATGKVASLEDIKQNIPIEAIIQPNMDNHTFYKENFDKYINIANDLKKYF